Part of the Musa acuminata AAA Group cultivar baxijiao chromosome BXJ3-10, Cavendish_Baxijiao_AAA, whole genome shotgun sequence genome, CCTCATTAGgtcatatcaaaataaatcaGAGAGCTGATCTCTGTGTTATCTGGAGAGTGCATCACTGTAGTAAGTGGAAAGAAATGGGAACATGAAACTTACTAATCTTTGTGCATGATATGACGAGTGTAGACTTCTTCGGAACACTTTTGGAACAAAATACAACTTCATAAAACTACAAGAAGCTCCATAAGATCAAACATATAAACTGTCACACCACACCACACCACATGTTAGAAAGCTTAGAAATGTCATGCGCAGTTAGCAACGCTACTCACGCTTCAACTAGTAACAAAAACATTAATTGCGACGATGGAATTAGATGGATCAAGAGAAGTCCAAGAAAAATGCCTGGATGCTTGAGATACCAAAAAACAGCAGAGGGAGAGATGAGCATCTTCAACAGGTTCGAGATCAGTGAATTTTATGCCAAAGAAAGAAAGTCTTGACCGCACTAATAAATCCAAAAAGGTCCCTTGATAAAAAGACAGAGTTCATCTTTGAAATATGATCTTGTAAGCTCTCAGAACTTACAATGCAATTAGCTACACCACAAAATTTCAACTCTGCTGCTGACAAGTCTTTGAAGAGGTCAGTGTTGGGCCATGACCACATCAAATGCTTTGCAAATAATATCGAAACATTTCAGGGGCTTGTTCGAGCTTTCCCAATGGAACCAGCATAAGCTACCTTATCAAGGAGACTTCCACTGATTCTATTTTCAACTATAAAACAAATCAAATGAAAcacagaagcaaaaaaaaaagatacctaATTAAATCCTAAAAAAATTCATCTGATGAAAATTGAGCACCTAAACCACAAAGACTACTGTTTTGAGTACAAATAATAGCAAGAGCATCCTGATTACTAACCTGCTTGGCGAGATCGCAAGCCTTGTCGGACGAATTCAAGATCTCGTAGTAGAACACCGAAAAATTCAGCGCCAAACCTAGCCGGATAGGATGCGTCGGTGCCAACTCCGCCAGCGCAACGTCCTGCCAGATCCCATAACTCCAGAATCAAAATCCCATTAAAGATCAAGGATACCCTCATTAAAGGTCGAGGCGATCTGCCAGCCCGATCCCAAACCCTAACCATAGAGACAGATGGCGTGGGATAAAGCGGATCAAGGTTTGAAGAAACAAAACCTGAGCAGTCTTGTAGGCAGAGAAGGTGTTCTCGGCGGCGTCCTTGCGCTCGGATCCGGTCTTGAATTCGGCCAGGTAGCGGTAGTAGTCACCCTTCATCTTGAGGTAAAAGACCTTGgagtcggcggcggcggcggcggcggggatgAGTCGGGAGTCGAGGAGGCGGAGGATGCCGCCGCAGATGGAGGCGAGCTCAGACTCGATCCGGCTGCGGTAGCCGCGGATGGCGGCGACGTGGTCGTGGTTGCCGCGGCCCTCCTCCTTCTGCTCGATGGAGGAGACGATCCGCCAGGAAGCGCGGCGGGCGCCGATGACGTTCTTGTAGGCGACGGAGAGTAGGTTGCGCTCCTCCGCGGAGAGCTCCTCCCCTTCCGTCGCCAAGCCAGCGACCTTCTCCATGTACTCCACCATCTCCTCGTACCTCTCCGCCTGCTCCGCCAGCTTCGCCATGTACACGCTCTCCTCTCTCGTCGCCgccatcgccgccgccacccACACGCCGCAGAGAGTTCAAAGATATTTTTGAGGAAGTGGAAGAAATGAAGAGAAAGGGTGAGAAATTGGTGGATTTAATTCGGAAGAGCAGACCTTCCACTTTGAATTATTCGGTCAGCCCAAGATCATCTACCCGTCAGATGATTGCAGAACAGTGCGGAGCCCTCCAGGAACGCTATTGTGGGGACCACCAATCACTACTCCGGGGACTCGCGTCGTAGGAGGGCAGATAACGCCAAAGAGGTATTTGCTTCATCTTCTCGTTGACCACTTTCCATAAAGCAGAAGAATGTTTCGTGTACCTCATCAACGGTCGCTCCGTCGTCTACCTTGCCGATGATTAGAGGGTGGTGGGACCCACATGTTTCAGCTTCCAGAGACCATAGCGATTTCAGGTAAGTG contains:
- the LOC103969634 gene encoding 14-3-3 protein 6, whose product is MAATREESVYMAKLAEQAERYEEMVEYMEKVAGLATEGEELSAEERNLLSVAYKNVIGARRASWRIVSSIEQKEEGRGNHDHVAAIRGYRSRIESELASICGGILRLLDSRLIPAAAAAADSKVFYLKMKGDYYRYLAEFKTGSERKDAAENTFSAYKTAQDVALAELAPTHPIRLGLALNFSVFYYEILNSSDKACDLAKQAFDEAIAELDTLGEESYKDSTLIMQLLRDNLTLWTSDMQEDGVDEMRETSKPDDGN